A window of Desulfobacterales bacterium contains these coding sequences:
- a CDS encoding TetR/AcrR family transcriptional regulator, whose product MLKKKEIILKAAAILFSEKGFKDTSMSELSKATGIAEGTIFYHFKNKEDILLSILDDIKNRIVKEFSDYLKDKETQAKNGLGLMEEIISFYLYLAGMMENRFLILHHYYPYKLAEENTICRNHLEEIYNFLLNIFENAIKKGQSDGSIGLSHDRKTALLIFSMVDGVVRFKNYNLYESSSLYNELINLCKKLLKN is encoded by the coding sequence ATGTTAAAAAAAAAAGAAATAATTTTAAAAGCTGCTGCAATTCTTTTTTCTGAAAAAGGTTTTAAAGATACCTCAATGTCTGAATTATCAAAAGCTACTGGAATTGCTGAAGGAACTATATTTTATCATTTTAAAAATAAGGAGGACATTCTCTTATCAATATTAGATGATATTAAAAACCGTATTGTAAAAGAATTTAGCGACTATTTAAAGGATAAAGAAACCCAAGCTAAAAACGGTTTAGGTTTAATGGAAGAAATCATATCTTTTTATCTATATCTTGCAGGAATGATGGAAAATAGGTTTTTGATTCTTCACCACTATTATCCTTATAAATTAGCAGAAGAAAATACAATTTGCCGAAACCATCTTGAAGAAATTTATAATTTTTTACTCAATATTTTTGAAAATGCCATAAAAAAAGGTCAAAGTGACGGTTCAATAGGACTGTCCCATGATCGAAAAACAGCTTTGCTAATATTTTCGATGGTTGATGGGGTCGTTAGGTTTAAAAATTATAATCTTTATGAATCAAGCTCCCTATATAATGAATTAATAAATTTATGCAAAAAATTACTCAAGAATTAG